One stretch of Cololabis saira isolate AMF1-May2022 chromosome 15, fColSai1.1, whole genome shotgun sequence DNA includes these proteins:
- the LOC133461276 gene encoding tripartite motif-containing protein 16-like, translated as MAQKGDQLDRETFSCSICLNLLRDPVTIPCGHSYCMDCIKTFWDEKEKLPSCPQCRKTFIPKPALGKNTMLAALVEQLKKTGLQAAPADHCYAGPEDVACDFCSGRKLKAIKSCLVCLVSYCEKHLQPHHDVAALKKHKLVDPSMNLQDNICSRHSEVMKIFCRTDQKCICYLCSLDEHKGHDTVSAAAERTERQREMEVSRQQIQQEIQDREKDVKLLQQEVEAINQSADKTVEDSEEIFTELISLLQKRSSDVKQQIRSQQETEVRRVRELEEKLQQEVTDLKRREAEMKHLIETEDHNQFLHSYPSLSPLSESTHSSSISIRPLRHFQDVTAAVSKVRGQLQDILRDTWTNVSLTITHVDVLLSEPEPEPTSRAGFLKYSCEISLDPNTVNTRLLLSDENRKVTFMNQSQSYSGHPDRFTDYLQVLSRESLTGRHYWEVEKKGDGVGVAVAYKSIKRSGGSPEILFGCNDKSWSLNCLSDKYLFRYNNISSSISGPQTSRIGVYLNYRAGFLSFYSVSGTMTLLHRVQTSFTQPLYAGVRINYGPGDSAEFCKLK; from the coding sequence ATGGCGCAGAAAGGAGATCAGCTGGACCGAGAAACCTTCTCTTGTTCGATCTGTTTGAATCTTTTAAGGGATCCGGTGActattccctgtggacacagttaCTGTATGGACTGTATTAAAACCTTCTGGGATGAAAAGGAGAAACTCCCCAGCTGTCCTCAGTGTAGAAAAACGTTTATACCGAAACCTGCGCTGGGGAAAAACACCATGTTAGCAGCTTTAGTGGAGCAGTTGAAGAAGACTGGACTAcaagctgctcctgctgatcactgctatgctggacctgaAGATGTGGCCTGTGATTTCTGCTCCGGAAGAAAACTGAAAGCCATCAAGTCCTGTTTAGTCTGTCTGGTCTCTTACTGCGAGAAACACCTTCAACCTCATCATGATGTGGCTGCATTAAAGAAACACAAGCTGGTGGATCCCTCCATgaacctgcaggacaacatcTGCTCCCGTCATAGTGAGGTGATGAAGATTTTCTGTCGTACTGATCAGAAGTGTATCTGTTATCTCTGCTCTCTGGATGAACATAAAGGCCACGACACGGTCTCggctgcagcagaaaggactgagaggcagagagagatggaggtgagtcgacaacagatccagcaggagatccaggacagagagaaagatgtgaagctgcttcagcaggaggtggaggccataaatcagtctgctgataaaacagtggaggacagtgaggagatcttcactgagctgatctctctcctccagaaaagaagctctgatgtgaagcagcagatcagatcccagcaggaaactgaagtgaggagagtcagagagctggaggagaagtTGCAGCAGGAGGtcactgacctgaagaggagagaggCTGAGATGAAGCATCTCATAGAGACCGAGGACCACAACCAGTTTCTCCACAGCTACCCCTCACTGTCACCACTCAGTGagtccacacactcctccagcatcagcatccgtcctctcaggCACTTTCAGGATGTGACAGCAGCTGTGTCAAAGGTCAGAGGTCAactacaggacatcctgagagacacGTGGACAAACGTCTCACTGACCATCACTCatgtggatgttttactgtcagaaccagaaccagaaccaactagcagagctggattcttgaaatattcatgtgaaatctctctggatccaaacacagtaaacacaCGGCTGTTGCTGTCAGATgagaacagaaaggtgactTTTATGAACCAAAGTCAGTCTTATTCTGgtcatccagacagattcactGATTATCTTCAGGTCCTgagtagagagagtctgactggacgtcattactgggaggtggagaagaAGGGAGACGGGGTTGGTGTAGCAGTTGCATACAAGAGTATCAAGAGATCAGGGGGGTCCCCTGAAATTTTATTTGGATGTAATGACAAATCTTGGTCACTAAATTGTTTATcagataaatatttatttaggtACAACAACATCAGTTCCTCCATCTCAGGTCCTCAGACCTCCAGAATAGGAGTTTACCTAAATTACAGAGCAGGttttctgtccttctacagcgtctctggaACCATGACACTCCtgcacagagtccagacctccttCACTCAGCCGCTCTACGCTGGAGTCAGGATTAACTACGGTCCTGGAGACTCAgctgagttctgtaaactcAAGTAG